TCGTCGAAAGAAAGCGCATTTACGACCTTCTGAATCGACGCGTCAGAGACGTGAATGAGCTGGTGAAAATCGGTAAGGACTACAAAGAACTGCTGGTTCGCACAATGCTTGAAGCATCAAAAGCGTTGGAGCTTTTACACATGAAATATAGGAACAATAAAACGATCAGAATACGAGAAGAAAAATGATAATTGCCGTACCACTTAAGCTTAAATTTGCCAGCATTACATCCAACGCAAAGATAGAATACGTTGAATCCTCTGACCCTGAAATCAGAGGGAAGGTCAGGATTAAAGGTGCGGTTGCTTATTTGTACCTTCCAAAAATCAATGACGAAGGAATAGACACACACGTAGGAGTCCAATATTCAGAAACGAATTTGGATTTACAGCTAGATTCACCGCAAAAAATGAAGAAGCTTGGCCTTTTAAAAAACGATATTGATGAAAGAAATTATACATTAGAATTCGCAAATTCTTGTGCACAAGAATTCATACAGCATTCTAAGCAAGGCAGAAATTCTTCATCGAAAGCATCTGATGCTTTTTCGTTCATCGTTTCTTGTACAGACAACGAGCTAGCCACTCTAAAAACTGACGAAGAAAAAGCAAAATTCCTTATCAATTCCGCCAAAGAAACTTTACTTGAGCTGTCTAATTCCAAAACGGATATTGAATTCAAATACATGATTGTTCCTCACCTTAAAGATGGAAATCCACACGTCCATGTCCTAATGTCCACGCGCAGGCTGGATGGTTACAGACCAAGCTTTTTCCGTGGCAAAAAACACAGCGGCATAATCAAAAAAATGAGAGACGTAAAATTCCGCCTTGAAGAGAAGTATCCATTCCTTTTACAGATGGAGCATGAGGACAGAGCCAAAACGATTGATGTGATGACCAACCCAAACACCGGGGAGGTTTTCGGTAAGCACGTTGATCTGGTTAATCGAATCGAGTCAATCACTTCTCAATTCAATGGTCAGAATTTTTCTTACCCGCAATTCACACAAGCCCTTCAGGACAGTGGTTTTGAGGTTGTGGATGATTACCTTAACGGGAAACAGCACATCAAAATCAAGCATAAGGACTATGGTAATGAATTCCTTTCTATAGACACCCTTCCGACACAAACAAAGGGTGTGCTTGAGCTTTATTCAGCTTACAAATACAAAGCCAATCAAACGAAAACGGACATATCCCTGATCGTTTCAAAATCCGTTGCGCTGATCAACGCTTCTGACATGAGCAATGGGGTTGAAGAGCTGAACAAAAAACTATACCAAGAACTCGGCGCTAGGCTGGTCCCGAACATCAGCAAAAACAAAAAAGGGGAACGTAATGTCAGCGGTTGGTCGATCTACTTGGACGAATTCGACTTCAAAATCTCTGCGAAAAAATCCGGGATCGTCATAGATAGCCAAATGAAGATTGACATGGAAGAAGTCGAATCTATCAACAGTCTCTACCAGATGATCAAGAAACAGAACATCCAAAAACAGGTCACAGAAGCCACGGCGAACGGCTCAATCTCCATTGGGGGCGGCAGGAAGAAGAAGATCAAGTTCAGGTTCATAGATAACACTGAAACCCTCCAGGACTTCATCACAAGGTTCAACGAGAACAGTAGATACGGCCCATCCATCACCAAGCAGATGATCGTGGGGAACACCGTTGTGTCGAAATTCAACCAGAGAGACGTATGCACAATCGTCGGGAATGCCGTCGAGACTTACCAGACTGACCTAAATTCGGCTCTCATTACCATGTCGATCCATATTGCCAAAGGCCACACTAAGATCCGCTGCACAGGGGAGCCGAACCCGAGGACGCAAGCGAATCTCTACCTTGCATCACGTATCTGCGGGACAACGCTTCTGGACTACACGCCTTCTCCAGAGCTTGTCAGAGAAGCAGATGCAATGATGGACAAAGAGTACAAGAAGCTCGTGATAGCTAACCGTCAGAGGGTAAGGGACGCGGTAGCCATAAGAACAACAAACCCAACCGGCAAATTGAAGAAGGTGTTCATCCAGACGAACAACAGGATGGATAGAGAGGTTGATGCCCGTCCGAAGCTATACGGCTTCTTATACGGTATCCATCAGGGGATACCCGCCAATGACTTCACATACGTCCAGCACCTGAATGATCTGCCAAGGGCATTGAAGAAGCGCGTTATTGACGACCTTCGCAAGGATGAGCAGCTTTCAGCCAACGAGCTGGACAGCATCCTTATACGAGCTGGGATAACACTAGAAGACGCCCTACCGTCAAAACCACCTGCGAAGGCGCCGGCACTTGCTGCGCAAGATCAGAAGCCAGGGATTGTCACGCCTCCAGCAGCATCAGAGCAGGACAAGCCAGTTCAGCCAGGATCTGCAGGCACGGGTAAGCCAACAGATCCTAGACGCCATCCGGTACAGCCCGGCAAGATGTAATCCCCACCACAATGACAATGGCCGTAAGGCCCAAGTCAGACAGCGATCATCCTGCGGTATCGCTGTTCTAGGGCTTGCTTACCACCCTCCATGATTTCGCATACCTCACGCCTAACGTCTGGCTCTTGAAGGCCGCCTGATGCAGCCACCTCAATACTACCTTTGTCTTGGAGAGCTACAACGAATTCAGAGTCACCGTTGACGACAATATTGGGATTATGAGTGACTACTATCACTTGCCTTCTCGACTTATTTTCCTGCAGCTTTGAGACAATCAACGAGGAAATTAAGCCGTTATCAAGGTCGTCTTCAGGTTGATCCAAAATCAGAGGCTCATTCCCATAGGACAATAGGAAGGAGAGTACCGTAGCCGCTTTCTGACCAGCAGATCCCTGAGAAATATCTTTCAGTCTTTTCCCATCGTTAAATTTAACAACGAGTCGATCATCTGGAAACCACAGGTTAAGTCTGTCAAAAATTTGCGGTTGCAATTGGCTCAACAAATCTGAAAACCGTTTACCGATGGGCATGCCCATGATTTGACCCGTTCCAAACTTAAACAATTGGCTTTTAAAATCATGAACACAGGTAAAGTTCTGAGTGAGATCGTTTGGCACTGCTGGGTTATTGTTATGTTCAGCAATTAGAGCTAACCAAAGGAAATACAAGAATCCTGTCTGTTTTTCCTTATCAAGTATGTCACTAGCAAAAGCACCATCAGGACGACCAATGACGTCCCGGAAAGATTCTTCCATATCATCTATATTACACAAAGGTTCTATAGACAAACTAATAGAGGGATTATTCGATAAATGCTGGCGAACGAAATCTCTGCGCCTATTCGTAAGTGATTTTCTCAACTCGATTAAATCGGCATAAATCAAATTAATTTCAGCCGCCATTAAGCGCTCTTGTGATTCAAAAGCTTCTATCTCGGCAAGCTTCTTTTCAATGCCATTTTTGGTTTCAACGAGCTGTTGATATTGATCGGGATTATCCACCCCATTCTGAGTGAGGGTTGCGACAAGAGATGCATATTGGCTAAACGATGAATCTTGCTGCTTACCAAAAGCACTTGTAGCCTGCCATTGACTGAATTCATCAAGACTACTATTCAAACCAGCAATAAGGGCATTAATCTGGCTTTTAATTTGCAAATAAGCCTGATTCATTGCACCAACACGTTGAAGCACCTCAACATCAATTTCGTTCGTAGCCGCAAAAACTGTACTATTGAATTTAAGCTGATCAGCAGTACGCATTTGCTCTGACAGCTTTTCTCCCAAATTTGAATATGACTCTTTGAAATCTACAATGGCTGTATGTTTTTTCATTGCATCATTAAAATCGGACAATACCTGGGCATGTCCTGATGACTCGATAACATCAATCTTCTGAATTACATCTGATAGCTGACCTTCAAGAACATTCTTGTTAGCCATCTGACCTTGGAGAACCCTTCTCTGTCCGCAGAGAGATAAGAATTTATTTTCTTTCTCTGTCCAAGCCATTTTCCAACCGAACAAATCAACAACGTCAGTTTCGTCAATGATTCTTATCAAAGCACTCGGATTTCTTGCTATATCATATATTTGCTTTTGGCTAAATATTTTTACCGGAAACCTGCTTCGCGCATCACCATGTTCTGCTTTCCACTCCTGACCATCCCACTTGAATATAGCCACGCTAGGAACGTTGGAAACCCATTTCAGAAGGTAATAAGCACCCTCTTTCTGAATAACACAACTGATACAGGTTTCATCGAGCAGAACACCATCGGCATCACGATCTGCTGACTTTTGTGCAAAGCGTGTAAAGGTTTCTTTAACCTCATTACGGCCAGGTATATCTAGTAAATCTTTATCCCGACCTAATGCAAGTCTGATGAATTCCAGGATAGATGACTTTCCGCTACCACGCCCGCCGATGATAGAATTGAGCCAAGGGTTAAAGACAATTTCTAATGGTTTACCTCTACCACAATATTTTGCTTTATCAATAGATATAGAATGAATCACATTACTTGAAACAGCATTTGGATTGCCTGTAACCGTGTTTGATCGTTTGATTGAGGAAGCACCATCAACCAACGCCAACCTTACACCATCAATAGTAGGGCTAGACATCTTGACCCAGGTATAGGCTCTACCCACCTCATCTGGACGGTGCGCGTCAGATCCTATGACCTCGGCCAAACCCAACTCCAGGGCTTTGTACCGCCTTAAACATTCATCATGTTCTGGACCACGCCCGCCTTCTGGAAAAATGACTTCTACAGCAGAAGACTTATGGCAGATCTGCTTAATGGTATGGCTTGACTGAATTTGACACATTCCAGCCTTCATATCGATATGAGCTGGAATTGCAATACCACCTAATTTGGTGATTTCATCGACAATATTTTCAGCGCTTTCACCAGCCACTGCATCACTATTGCCGTACTCGCCTCTGAATTTCGCGGCTCCAACAGCAGCCATGACAATTTCAGATGATTTTGAAGGGTCGAAAATAGCAAGAATATGGATATTACCGTTGGCTGTAATTTCCACACCAGGAAAGACATGAATAATCTTTCCCTCTTCCCTCATTACTGCTGCTTCTACTTGAAGACGGTCAACCCAAGAAGCCGTGTTGTGATCCGTAACCGCTACACACTCTATCCCCTGATCGACAAACGATGATAACCACTCCCTCGGCGTCACGGTGTTGCGAAGATGAGGCTCATGGCGCCCATAGTCCATCGAGGCTGGCGTATGCGTATGAAAGTCGAGTTTCCACCATCTTGCTCCTACCTGAACCATCAACCTTCATCCTT
The genomic region above belongs to Pseudomonas sp. S35 and contains:
- a CDS encoding TrlF family AAA-like ATPase — translated: MVQVGARWWKLDFHTHTPASMDYGRHEPHLRNTVTPREWLSSFVDQGIECVAVTDHNTASWVDRLQVEAAVMREEGKIIHVFPGVEITANGNIHILAIFDPSKSSEIVMAAVGAAKFRGEYGNSDAVAGESAENIVDEITKLGGIAIPAHIDMKAGMCQIQSSHTIKQICHKSSAVEVIFPEGGRGPEHDECLRRYKALELGLAEVIGSDAHRPDEVGRAYTWVKMSSPTIDGVRLALVDGASSIKRSNTVTGNPNAVSSNVIHSISIDKAKYCGRGKPLEIVFNPWLNSIIGGRGSGKSSILEFIRLALGRDKDLLDIPGRNEVKETFTRFAQKSADRDADGVLLDETCISCVIQKEGAYYLLKWVSNVPSVAIFKWDGQEWKAEHGDARSRFPVKIFSQKQIYDIARNPSALIRIIDETDVVDLFGWKMAWTEKENKFLSLCGQRRVLQGQMANKNVLEGQLSDVIQKIDVIESSGHAQVLSDFNDAMKKHTAIVDFKESYSNLGEKLSEQMRTADQLKFNSTVFAATNEIDVEVLQRVGAMNQAYLQIKSQINALIAGLNSSLDEFSQWQATSAFGKQQDSSFSQYASLVATLTQNGVDNPDQYQQLVETKNGIEKKLAEIEAFESQERLMAAEINLIYADLIELRKSLTNRRRDFVRQHLSNNPSISLSIEPLCNIDDMEESFRDVIGRPDGAFASDILDKEKQTGFLYFLWLALIAEHNNNPAVPNDLTQNFTCVHDFKSQLFKFGTGQIMGMPIGKRFSDLLSQLQPQIFDRLNLWFPDDRLVVKFNDGKRLKDISQGSAGQKAATVLSFLLSYGNEPLILDQPEDDLDNGLISSLIVSKLQENKSRRQVIVVTHNPNIVVNGDSEFVVALQDKGSIEVAASGGLQEPDVRREVCEIMEGGKQALEQRYRRMIAV